AGACAAAGCGCGCACCTCCCAGCTCGGGCACTGCGGCCACCAGCTCTTTCGTATAATTTTGTTTTGGGTGAAAGATCACCTCTTCCCGGGTGCCGCTCTCCACGATCTGTCCGGCCCGCATGACGATGATCCGGTCTGCCATATACGCGGCCACGCCCAGATTATGTGTGACGATCATGATTCCTGTGCCAAAGTCCTGGCGCAGGGCCATCATCTGGCGCACGATCTGGGCCTGGGTGGTCACGTCCAGGGCGCTGGTGGGCTCGTCGGCCAGCAGCAGATCGGGCTCAAACACCATGGCCATGGCAATGCCCACCCGCTGGCGCATGCCGCCGCTCAGCTGAAAGGGATAGCTGTCCATGATGTTTTCCGCGTCGGGCAGGCGCATGCGCGCCAGCATTTCAACGGCGCGGGCCCGGGCAGCGTCCTTTGAGACAGCCTTGTGGGTCTGGATATAATCCACGAACTGCCGGCCAATTCTGCGGATGGGGTTGAGCATGCTGCCGCTGTCCTGAAAAATCATGGCGATGCGGCTGCCCCGCAGGTCCCGCCAGGCTTCCGGACTTTTTTCCAGCAGGGGCTCCTCCTCAAAAAGCAGCTCCCCGCCGGTGATCCGGCCGCCTCCCGGCAGCAGGCCGAGAATGGAGCGGATCACCGTGGTTTTTCCGCTGCCGCTCTCTCCCACAACGCTGATGATCTCATGCTTTTTCATGTGCAGGTCAAAGTGCGCCACGGCCGGCGGCTTTTCACCGTACTGGACGCTCATGTCCCGGATTTTCAGCATCTTTTTCTCCTCTCGTTATCGTGTTTTTCGCCTACTGGGCCGGCTTGATTTCCTTGGTCAGCCAGTAGTAATCCGCTGGCAGCATCTCGACGCCGGTAATCTTCTTGCTGGAAATAATGTTGGTTTCCGGATAAGCGTAGAAGATGCTGGCCGCGTCATTCATGATGAGCTGCTGGGCCTGGATAACCAGCTCCCGCCGTTTGGCGGTGTCAAACTCGGTGGACAGCTGGTCTAAGACTGCATCGACCTCAGGGTTGCTGTAGCCCGCTGTGTTGGCATTCTTGTTCTCATCGGTATGGGTTTTCCAATATTCCTTCAGGTAGTTTTCCGGATCGCCGGTGTTGGCGGTGATGACATTCCAGATCAGCAGGTCGTACTC
Above is a window of Eubacterium sp. 1001713B170207_170306_E7 DNA encoding:
- a CDS encoding ABC transporter ATP-binding protein; this translates as MLKIRDMSVQYGEKPPAVAHFDLHMKKHEIISVVGESGSGKTTVIRSILGLLPGGGRITGGELLFEEEPLLEKSPEAWRDLRGSRIAMIFQDSGSMLNPIRRIGRQFVDYIQTHKAVSKDAARARAVEMLARMRLPDAENIMDSYPFQLSGGMRQRVGIAMAMVFEPDLLLADEPTSALDVTTQAQIVRQMMALRQDFGTGIMIVTHNLGVAAYMADRIIVMRAGQIVESGTREEVIFHPKQNYTKELVAAVPELGGARFV